The DNA sequence ttgtctgagatatgtaacacacaaccaaagtgaaattatctcccttgtctgttgattcactcagacaacagagatgattttatttctgttgtgtgctATGAATCTCACATAactgaattttgttttcttttgttgttggttgttagctCACACAATAACTAtatttggttagctgtggtgtgaatattgtaatcaaattgggtaacaaccagtgactgttgtaggagaagcctcaattttgaactcttttgcagtcatacaacacattgttttgtgttatgttgtAAGACTAAacttcaacaacaacaagaatatCAATATAAACGTTTGTCCAGAATAATGCTCAATATATTACCATATAAACAGtactctaatccatatcattcaagtACTATTATTCAAGCATTCATACATTCAAATAACTAGATAATGCACTAAACAAGAGCATTCCTAATTAGCTAcacaagaataaaaaaaacattcCTATTCTCTATAGCTCTCAGCATTCAACTGCTTTTGGCTTCAACAAAATCTGGAATGTCTCACTCTCGCAATTGGCCTACAAGATGCAAACTTGTTTagtgatttgatgaaatttgacAATGTTTGCATCAGGCACAACATAATTTAATGGTTGCAAAAGAAAGATAATACAAAATTGCATGGGAATGTGAAGAAAGAGCAGTGAAACAAGAAAACGAAAATGCAAGAAATTAATAGCAAATAACAGAGAGTGCAAGTGTAACCAAAACTAGCAAAGTCCAGAAATcacaatataaatacattgattTCCTCCATTACCACATGAGTACATGACTCATGACTCTAGATACAAAATGGACATGTTCTTTCTCTCAAGGACAACAAAAATGACATTTACCTTAGCTTAGAAAGATAATACATAGCCGTTTcaactttttcttgttttcactTTGCTAACAAACCctcccaaaatggaaacagtGCGAGAAAGGtaataaaaattaaagtaaAATGCAAGGCGAGATAGCAAAGTTATGATTTCATCAATGAGTCGGAGCAAAGTACCTCTAGGATATCTTTGAGTTTGCTCCCATCTACTCTCAGATCCAGAGATGAGTCACGATGAATTGCAGACATGTCAGGAGTCATGCACATATTATAGCAACGTAAACAATACTTGAAGCTGAATAAACAATAAAAGAAGTTGTCACTACCACAAAATACAAGGTTTAGGCCAAACAATCAGCCAAAAGTGTTGCCATATACCTTAATACGAAAGGAACTTTCAGTTTGGGTGGAATAGTATCACCAAAAAGGGCAGCTTCTTCacactactacagaaattgaatcagatGACGGCTAAAAACTATAGTCTGATAGGGAGGCTGACTGTCGTATATCTCGATGATGTCTGATGAAGGCCGATTTAgagaactgtcgtctgaagggcTCGGCATAACTATCGACAGCATGTCGACAGGCTCTCGACAGcattaactgttgtgtgaactttacTCAGACGACGGGCAACTTTAgcaaccgttgtgtgattgcgaTTAAGaggtcgctttattttatgcTTGTTGTGTGAATTTTATTCAggcgacagtttttattttgtagctGTCGTGATTATTGTATACATTCGACAATTCTTTTGACAGAAAGTGTGGTGTGAAGACTAACAATTAAACGTATTTGTGCTTTGAGACAACACATTGTGCTGTAACATGTTGGACAATACTTTTCATTTATTCTTGTTGTCTAATTGTTATAAAAGTTCTAaacaatcaaattaactcaaatCCCACCATATACAAAATGTTTTCAGTAAATTGATATCAGTGAAAGAGTCAACAAATTCATTTCCTCCAGGGATATGAAATACTACAAGTTGAAACCagaaaaccaaaagctacttgTGGATGAGCATAACACATTAGTCGTTTGAACTCGCTGGTGGCACCTCCCCAAACTGCAGTACCCTGTCTATGTACAGTGGCCAAATAAGTCCCTACTGGCAACCATTGCACAAAGCTTTCAACCCAGCACTCTTAAGTAAATACAACAATTCACTGTCAAAATGTTGATATAAGATAGATGGGTCATCTCTGATATACATGTAATCGTCTGGTGCAATTCAATGAAAAATAAGTCAAAATATATAACGAACCAGGAACAGCTCAAAAAGATTGTATAGGTTACAAAACCAACAACAAATGTCAAGGATAACAAACTTGGAGGGTGGTATCTAAAGAACAGGAAAAATGTATTATCCACTGTAAGAACAGCAtcattaacctgcacaacagaAGCACTCTCTTAAATATAAGTTCATAACTTATACATGCAGTGAAGTACATACACTCAAATATCAGGTTTTCATACGAGTACTAAACTGCCTATGGGGAGTCTTAAAGTACATAAAAATGTCACTGAAAAACAATCTACAAGAATCTAAATaactccaaatttttttttctttttttttctttcattctgcCTTCTACCATTTACTAGACTCATTGGACTGAATTATGAATTCCATTTACAGTCATAACAATATGTGTAGACTGTTTCTGAAATTCACGTATCACCTTTGCTTGCTTTGCAGGAGCTTTTGCTGCAACATGATGACCTTGTTACTCAATAAGCTTAATTTCACTCACTAGGACAATGGGAAGTAATATGGAAAAGTAACATTTTCTTGGACTTTATTTACAAGGGAAAAGAGATTGTTTaataaaaagattaaaaaaaaaaaaaaaaaaaagataactgATGGCTCAACATGAGTGATGAATGATGACATGGCTTCTTTCAGACTAATGCTTCTTATTGGAGCCAGTTTTAACATCTTACAACATATTGTTACGTAAAAGTTATAACAGCAAACTAAATTAGTCCAACCTTATTCATAGCTACCATTGCCTTACTAGCACCTTTCATGCCAACAACAACTGATGACTGGGCGTGCATTGCCTGCAAGAGGATATAAATTTTACTAAGAGCATAACAGACCAggagaaaaaaattgaatccaAATGAATCTCATATAAAGATGTAGAGTTGACAGTCGACCTGTGTATGAGTTGTTATTGCTCTCATTTGAGCCCTACTTCCTTGCAAGTTAGATATATGTTGCCTAAGCCTGATTAGCTGCTTGGCCAGTATTTTAGTTGCTGCCTGCATAATTCAACGAAAAAGGCTTAACCATATACAAATCATCTATGTATGACAAAATGCAATTTGCTGTCATTGAGTATTCTTGGACTGGTGATAATAATCGAATACAACACAGAACATACCTCATTTCCTGTTTTACCAGTTCTCTTTATCTCAGCAACTTCTTGACAGGACAGTAAAATATATTCAATCTAAAGACAATTAAACTAAAAAACTGTTAACCAAGTAAGAGTGTCTACTGGAAGCTTCTGACATACTTCTAATTGCAATGCTCCAATTTCCTTCTTTATCCCTGTAGCAAAATGGGGAAGGAAAAGTAAAAATGAGAATCAAATTGATGCCAGCACATGCCCATTTGTTCTAATAGAGCACTATCATAAAGCCAATTAAACAATCTGCAATGCAATATCCAATATGTATTGTTTGTCATTATTACAACCCTCCAATTCATATAGTCTAATTCTTTTGTTAGAAAAGTCTTCTGCAACGAGATAGTCTACAATTATAATTTACTATAATCTGAATCTAGAAGCATGTTTGCTCCAACAAGATAAAGAagttatttaaataaaatatataatgcaAGTTGTATATACAAGACGAGAAGTTAATGGAAAACTAGATTCCTCTCTTTGGCCAACTCTACGTAAGACAAAGGgtagcaaaatcacaaatttACAAGCCATTCAAACAGAACATGATctttaattgttctttccatcaTGAAGGAATAGTAGCCTCACACAGAAAGACAACTTTATGCATATAAGAAATAATGTAAGGCTTAAGAAACTCCAAATACCTGTGACGAAAGAGGTGCTTGGCTTCTTTTGGCAGCTTGTATTTGGACATAGTACTCCTTGAACTCAACCGGGCAGATTCTACCAAGATCCACCATGTCCTCTTCATCACGCTGCAAAAGAAAATAGTTTTCTTATAGGCCAGTATCACTTAAATAACTGGTTTCAACAACCATACAAATATATGGATCTCTTTTAATTGTGCACAGAATCCCCTAAATTAACCCCATTTCCGCAGATTCTGATCACAACCTCCCTGAAATCAATCAATCTCCACAAAATCCAAAACTCAAATTCAAGACGAATTGAAGAAAACCAAACACTAAAGATCGGATTTTGAAACTGAATAGATTAGGGGaaatcaaaaattgagagaaaaatgAAGTAGATACCTAGTTGGAGACCTCGAAGAGCACCTCTGTTTTGAGGAATTGAGCCAAGCTCTCATCCTCGTCCTCTGATATCATCATGCTGGTGGCCAAAGATTGAAAAACATGTAAAGCTCTTCAAAGCTGAGGCCACTAGCATGCTCCAAAACCTTCCACGTCTTGTCGGTGTATTTCGGATCCACCACCACTCTGTGCTTGAATCTAGAAATTCCTCTTCTTCTAGTTACTCATCGATTCTCTAATTTAATTCCTCCAATTCAAAAAATCTCACAAAACCTAAGTGTCAATCTTGGCCTGAAATCCAAGGCCTTCTCCCCCAGCTTGTCGTAGTTAATGACCCAGTGGAGGAATCACCTTATAGGGCAGACTCTCGAAGTAGATCAAGGTGGGCGAGATCTTCTTCCCGCCGGAGGTGTAGTAACCATGGGTCAGGTGACCGCCGGAGGGGAGCCCATGATGCGGTCGTGGGGATGGAACATGGAGGTGTAGTAGCATTGCCGGGCATGCCTTCAGATCGACGGAGAGGATGACGACCTCTTGGATTATGGTCATTGATGGCCTTGAGGGGCTGGTACTGGAGATGGTGAGGGAGTACAGCCTATGCCATGACGATGTCAAGTGAAGAGTGAAGCCCCGCAATTGGTTAGAGAGACTGGTTTTGGTTTAAAAGTGAAGCCCAAGCAAAGAGTgagggtttgggagagtgaagttttggttttggagagacGCTGTCGAGAGTGACAAGCTTTGGGTTTTGGCTTTGGGTTTGTATCGAGAGAAAGTGAGGCGCTGTTGAGAAAATGAGGAATGAGCTTTcggttttttgttattttttttactcAAGTGTTGGGATTTCAAGCCCGGTTATATCAATTTCGACAAGCTCTACCAATTTAGACAacgactcacacaacagaattttataaaaatgtggtCCGAATGCAGCTATTTAAAATTGTAATTTATCTTCtatcaatttgacttccctcgttggggagttggagaaaaatgatgGTGGGAAATCTCATTCCTTTCTGCtaagggaaaaaaatgcaaacagtacctgacatttggcccattagtaactttggtacctgacaaaaaaaaatatcactttggtacctcaagttCGAACCACGACCCAACATTAGTATCTGGACCGTTAACTCTGCTTAACTTCGTTAAGGAGATTGCCAGCTGTCATATGTTAAAGGATATTTTCGTCTATTTGtatcttaattaatttttttttctttaagcattttttcctttctctctctctctctctctctctctctctctctctctctctctctctctctctctctctctctctctctctctctctctctccccctctcctttcttatcttcttcttccctttctcCAGATCAACCTGCAGATTCTTCCCCAAACAGTGAGAATGGATAAGGCGGTGGTGGACTCTCACGACGGTGTATGGGAAGTTGGAGGAACTTGACGACGAAGAAATAGTGACGGAGATAGCGAGGCTGAAGCAGGAGCAGAGGAGCTTAGAGGAAGAGGTGGAGAATATGAGCAAGAGATTGGAGGCGACGGAGAGAAGACCGTAGCAGATGATGGCGTTTCTTCAGAGAGTCGCTGAGGATCCCGAGATTTTTCCACGTATGATGCTGGAGAAGGACCGGAGACTCGCGGAGGGTTTGGGGGACAAGAAGCGTCGACTGGTGATAGCGTCCATGTCGTCCACGTCATCATCGGGGATGGGGGCGACGACTTCCGTGAAGACTGTGGATGAAGTTGAAGGGACGATGGGGGtgatttcgtcgccggagatgggtTTTGAGATGGAGAGCTTTCCTCAGGGGTCGACGTCGCCGGAGGCGTTGACGGCGCAGGGGTGGTGGAGCCAGAAGCGGGTTGTGGGTCGGAATCGGAGTGATAAGGAGTTGTATGGTAATTGTACGGGGTTAGCGACGCAGTCAGGTCATGGAAATGGGAATATTAGTAATTCCAGATACGGGTTTGGCCCGTTTGGGTATAGTGGAAATAGGAGTGGTAGTGGAGAAGTGGGTTATTTTGCGGAGCTGGAAGAGAGTCCACCACCGCTTATCCATTCTCACTGTTGCATGAAGAATTTGCAGGTTGATCTggagagaggaaagaagaagataagaaaggagagggagagagagagagagagagaaagaggaaaaaatgcttaaagaaaaaaaaaattaattaagataCAAATAGACGAAAATACCCTTTAAAATATGACAGCTGGCAGTCTCCTTAACGGAGTTAAGCGAAGTTAACGGTCCAGATACTAATGTTGGGTCGTGGTTCGAATTTGAGGtactaaagtgatattttttttttgtcaggtaccaaagttactaatgggccaaaggtcaggtactgtttgcatttttttcccttctgtTAAACATATTAACCAGACGacagttttattgttttgtcgTCGTATGATTAATACGTGTTGGGAGAAAATTTTGGGTTTGAGatggggtttggcaccacaAACATGGTAcgaaacttgccgctcaatttttttagggtcatacaacagttttatccttaaacgtcttctgaactagtTCATagttccatatcagacgacggattttataaaaacgtcgtccaaaaaaataaaaatcaatcatacgacagaaaactatgatgcatcgtctgagaggtgtcgtctgattcaatttttgtagtagtgtcagCTATCTTCAACAAAACTCTACGCACAATGTAACAGAAATAATCTTCTCAAAGatctgtaaaacaaataaaatcccTGATCAAATCTAGATCAGCAATGGTAATGTCGCGCTATGGGATATTTTCACTGATGCTCTTTCTTTGTAGGAAACAAATTTGTCAAAACTTCAATAACATCTAAGAAATAAGGCAACGGTGTAACAAGGATTTAGAAAACCACACATCTAAAAGACTAAAACATATTGTACAAGTAGCTACTTACCCACAAGCTCCTTGCTGTTAACACAGGGGCCCAACGTATCAATTGggataaattcaaattttgtttCAGAATTTCTCATTTAAAGTCATTTCATTGCTAACTTCATCAACCTCAGAGCTCCCTTTGAAACATAATAGACCTTCCTTAGTTGAAACTTTTCAAAAAAACTTCCTTGCAGCTTCATTAAACATTGTACCTTGAATTTCAGTTCCCTGCACCAAATTGAACAAAGTGAGAATCACTAAGCCACATATATAACTGAGGAGCATTGGAACATGTAAACAGAATCTAATGAGTCTTTTGCTTACATCTTCGTCTATTAACTCCACATTGAAGACACGGCCTTAGTTGAAACTTTTCACAAAACTTCCTTGCAGCTTCATTAAACATTGTAGCTTG is a window from the Rosa chinensis cultivar Old Blush chromosome 2, RchiOBHm-V2, whole genome shotgun sequence genome containing:
- the LOC112189408 gene encoding vacuolar protein sorting-associated protein 2 homolog 3, with product MVDLGRICPVEFKEYYVQIQAAKRSQAPLSSQFATGIKKEIGALQLEEVAEIKRTGKTGNEAATKILAKQLIRLRQHISNLQGSRAQMRAITTHTQAMHAQSSVVVGMKGASKAMVAMNKVNDAVLTVDNTFFLFFRYHPPNDYMYIRDDPSILYQHFDSELLYLLKSAGLKALCNGCQ